From a region of the Salvelinus alpinus chromosome 2, SLU_Salpinus.1, whole genome shotgun sequence genome:
- the LOC139549446 gene encoding zinc finger protein 32-like, producing the protein MSSPNIPPPVKEDEVCWTEKEALWLNIVVKEEEEEEDVTVKQEVEDEEDAFRVKEEEDVTVKEEEEEEKEEDAVFGVEKEGEITVILTEESGDLITTRERPDSDSGKSSSEETDPETPNQHHCSHCGKSFRWSGSLKTHERKHTGEKPYHCSHCGKSFRWLWVLKTHERIHTGETPYHCSHCGKSFRWSRSLKTHERIHTGEKPYHCSHCGKSFRWSGSLKTHERIHTGEKPYHCSHCGKSFRWSGTLKKHERIHTGEMPYHCSQCGKSFRWSWSLKKHERTHTGEMPFQHTNTQEETTYHCSHCEKTFSQSEDLKTHERIERLCSDLCF; encoded by the exons atgagctCCCCAAACATCCCCCCTCCAGTTAAAGAAGacgaggtctgctggacggagaaagaagctctgtggctgaacattgtcgtgaaagaggaggaggaagaggaggatgtcacagtaaaacaagaagtagaggatgaggaagatgcgttcagagtgaaagaggaggaggatgttacagtaaaagaagaggaggaggaagagaaagaggaggatgcagtttttggagtggagaaagagggagagataacgGTCATATTGACAGAGGAGTCAGGAGATCTGATTACCacca gagagagaccagactctgACAGCGGGAAGAGTTCCTCAGAGGAAACAGACCCAGAGACGCCTAACcaacaccactgctcccactgtggaaagagttttaggtggtcagggagtctgaaaacgcatgagagaaaacacacaggagaaaagccgtatcactgttctcactgtggaaagagttttaggtggttatGGGTcctgaaaacgcatgagagaatacacacaggagaaacgccgtatcactgttctcactgtggaaagagttttaggtggtcaaggagtctgaaaacgcatgagagaatacacacaggagaaaagccttatcactgttctcactgtggaaagagttttagatggtcagggagtctgaaaacgcatgagagaatacacacaggagaaaagccttatcactgttctcactgtggaaagagttttaggtggtcagggactctgaaaaagcatgagagaatacacacaggagaaatgccctaccactgttcccagtgtggaaagagttttaggtggtcatGGAGTCTGAAAAagcatgagagaacacacacaggagagatgcCTTTCCAACATACTAATACACAGGAGGAGACaacataccactgctctcattgtgaaaagacattttcccagtcagaggacctgaaaacacatgagagaatagagaggctgTGTTCTGACTTATGTTTCTGA